A window from Setaria italica strain Yugu1 chromosome VIII, Setaria_italica_v2.0, whole genome shotgun sequence encodes these proteins:
- the LOC101761199 gene encoding uncharacterized protein LOC101761199, producing the protein MSSHFWRDVQWWEDWQLRFLVLASLAFQYFLFAAALLRKRRIPHWFRVLVWLAYQGGDIVAVYALATLFNRHKKDEVAAGTAHLDILWAPVLLLHLGGQDGITAYSIEDNENWRRHLLVAASQIAIAIYVFVKSWWFHDERLLRTSILLFVPGVIKCLEKPWALRNATVTSIANSSDPLMTMTMEEDDGSLPTDMKSLDEYVKAARKCVDDEAKRDPPQFFDDKMNDEPYHLFVDLAHPYSVRLKNLQVMAVPSGRAEAHNRVRAYVSRAFDRLYTKHKASYGGVLRAVVVLLTFADIGLFEVTRRRRGESSPYARADVVVTYVLLCCTAALELVSASVVLGSGLPETDDKAAQYNLIAYLARNRRRRWIRHLAFLLGIKDQLDWLWFTAPPQPTRRVTELVHDHVAGGWKPNGYIKSLDDYRRFNDSRGQRTLERERCGGTALAASLRMPFDESVLVWHLATELCYFDHVDTGGDATRHGRVISNYMAYLLFARPWMLIPGARRGLFRAVYIELREMLKEEPSELDDEEEEAAVAEKFSPTAMDEIARKIIQKLRNSPTSSDARPRARRLPADLVRKAWALAYELMEFATEKTKEFIKEEEQKPPPTEEEKRKAAAEEEKKQLTAEKKEAEQKPPPTEEEKRKAAAEEEKKQLTAEEKKEAEQKRKEVQANRAKKHGDARMWEVIQGVWVEMLCFSAGRCRGYLHGRSLGKGGEYLSYVWLLLSYMGMETMAERMQRTELGPVEGDAGALVKTSDPDDDDEEELAQLARPVAPRGATAAAAVAPAAMAVSVAAVVPVLGDDNV; encoded by the exons ATGAGTAGTCATTTCTGGAGGGACGTGCAATGGTGGGAGGACTGGCAGCTTCGGTTCCTGGTCCTGGCGAGCCTCGCCTTCCAGTACTTCCtcttcgccgccgcgctcctccggAAGCGCCGCATCCCGCACTGGTTCAGGGTCCTCGTCTGGCTCGCCTACCAGGGCGGCGACATCGTGGCGGTGTACGCCCTCGCCACCCTCTTCAACCGCCACAAGAAggacgaggtcgccgccggcaccgcgcACCTCGACATACTCTGGGCGCCCGTCCTGCTGCTGCACCTCGGCGGGCAGGACGGCATCACGGCATACAGCATCGAGGACAACGAGAACTGGAGAAGGCACCTCTTGGTCGCGGCGTCTCAG ATCGCCATAGCCATCTATGTGTTCGTCAAGTCGTGGTGGTTCCATGACGAGAGGCTGCTGCGCACATCGATCTTGCTCTTCGTCCCCGGCGTCATCAAGTGCCTGGAGAAGCCATGGGCTCTCAGGAACGCCACCGTCACCAGCATCGCCAACTCCTCCGACCCACTGATGACCATGACCATGGAAGAAGACGACGGCTCGCTGCCGACGGACATGAAGTCGCTCGACGAGTACGTGAAAGCCGCGAGGAAGTGCGTCGACGACGAGGCGAAGAGAGATCCTCCCCAGTTCTTCGACGACAAGATGAACGACGAGCCCTACCACCTCTTCGTCGACCTCGCCCACCCCTACTCTGTCCGGCTCAAGAACCTGCAGGTCATGGCGGTGCCGAGCGGCAGGGCGGAGGCGCACAACCGTGTCCGCGCCTACGTCTCCCGGGCGTTCGACCGCCTCTACACCAAGCACAAGGCGAGCTACGGCGGCGTGCTgcgcgccgtcgtcgtgctccTGACCTTCGCCGACATCGGGCTCTTCGAggtcacccgccgccgccggggtgagAGCTCGCCGTACGCCCgcgccgacgtcgtcgtcacCTACGTCCTGCTGTGCTGCACTGCCGCCCTGGAGCTCGTCTCCGCCTCCGTCGTCCTGGGCTCCGGCCTGCCGGAGACCGACGACAAGGCCGCACAGTACaacctcatcgcctacctcgccCGCAACAGGAGGCGCCGGTGGATCAGGCACCTCGCGTTCCTACTGGGGATCAAGGACCAGCTGGACTGGCTCTGGTTCACGGCGCCTCCCCAGCCCACCCGCCGCGTCACCGAGCTCGTCCACGACCACGTCGCCGGCGGCTGGAAGCCGAATGGCTACATAAAATCCTTGGACGACTACCGCCGGTTCAACGACAGCCGCGGCCAGCGGACGCTCGAGAGGGAACGATGCGGCGGCACGGCCCTCGCGGCGAGCCTGCGCATGCCATTCGACGAGAGCGTCCTCGTCTGGCACCTCGCGACGGAGCTCTGCTACTTCGACCACGTCGACACCGGCGGCGACGCCACCCGGCACGGCAGGGTGATCTCCAACTACATGGCCTACCTGCTGTTCGCCAGGCCGTGGATGCTGATCCCCGGCGCCAGGCGCGGGCTCTTCCGCGCCGTGTACATCGAGCTCCGGGAAATGCTCAAGGAGGAGCCGTCAGAGctggacgacgaggaggaggaggcggcggtggcggagaagtTCTCACCGACAGCCATGGACGAGATCGCGCGGAAGATCATCCAGAAGCTGAGGAACTCACCAACGAGCTCAGACGCCCGCCCACGTGCTCGCAGACTTCCCGCCGATCTCGTTCGCAAAGCTTGGGCGCTCGCCTACGAGCTCATGGAGTTTGCCACGGAGAAGACGAAGGAATTCatcaaggaggaggagcagaagcCGCCCccgacggaggaggagaagaggaaggcggcggcggaggaggagaagaagcagctcacggcggagaagaaggaggcggagcagaagccgccgccgacggaggaggagaagaggaaggcggcggcggaggaggagaagaagcagctcacggcggaggagaagaaggaggcggAGCAGAAGAGGAAGGAGGTGCAAGCGAATCGTGCCAAGAAGCACGGGGACGCGAGGATGTGGGAGGTGATCCAGGGCGTGTGGGTGGAGATGCTCTGTTTCTCGGCCGGGAGGTGCAGAGGGTACCTGCACGGCAGGAGCCTGGGCAAGGGCGGCGAGTACCTCTCCTACGTGTGGCTCCTCCTCTCGTACATGGGGATGGAGACCATGGCGGAGAGGATGCAGAGGACGGAGCTGGGGCCCGTGGAAGGGGACGCGGGGGCTCTGGTAAAGACCTCGGAtccggacgacgacgacgaggaagaaCTGGCACAGCTGGCTCGCCCAGTGGCACCCAGAGgcgcaacggcggcggcagcggtggcgccaGCGGCGATGGCGGTCTCGGTTGCAGCCGTGGTGCCCGTCCTTGGCGATGACAATGTCTGA
- the LOC101756851 gene encoding ubiquitin carboxyl-terminal hydrolase 12 isoform X2, whose product MVTPAPTAGQEDEEMLVPHQEVAAADADAAQPMEVVAQTEVASTAESQPAEDPQTSRFTWTIDNFTRFNGKKQYSEVFVVGGFKWRVLIFPKGNNVDHFSMYLDVADSANLPYGWSRYAQFSLAIVNQIQPKYTIRKDTQHQFNARESDWGFTSFMPLSELYDPSRGYLVNDTIVVEAEVAVRRMVDYWTYDSKKETGYVGLKNQGATCYMNSLLQTLYHIPYFRKAVYHMPTTENDMPSGSIPLALQSLFYKLQYSDSSVATKELTKSFGWDTYDSFMQHDVQELNRVLCEKLEGKMKETVVEGTIEQLFEGHHINYIECINVDYKSNRKESFYDLQLDVKGCRDVYASFDKYVEVERLEGDNKYHAENHGLQDAKKGVLFLDFPPVLQLQLKRFEYDYMRDTNVKINDRYEFPLQLDLDRDDGKYLAPDADRSTRNLYALHSVLVHSGGVHGGHYYAFIRPTLSEQWYKFDDERVTKEDAKKALEEQYGGEEELPQVNPGFNNAPFKFTKYSNAYMLVYIRESDKEKIMCTVDEKDIAEHLRVRLKKEQEDKEHKKKEKAEAHLYTIIKVARDEDLKQQIGKDIYFDLVDHEKVRNFRIQKQLPFSSFKEEVAKEYGIPVQFQRFWLWAKRQNHTYRPNRPLTPHEETQSVGQLREVSNKAHNAELKLFLEVELGLDLQPLPPPEKGREDFLLFFKLYKPETEELCFMGRLFVKALGKPSDILAKLNEMAGFSPDQEIELYEEIKFEPNVMCEIIDQKLTFRSSQLEDGDILCFQKAPRADHDTQVRYPDVPSFLEYVHNRQVVHFRSLEKPKDDDFSLELSKLHTYDDVVERVARQLELDDPAKIRLTSHNCYSQQPKPQPVKYRGVEHLLDMLIHYNQTSDILYYEVLDIPLPELQFLKTLKVAFHHPTKDEVVIHSIRLPKNSTIADVINDLKTKVELSSPNAELRVLEVFYHKIYKIFPLLEKIENINDQYWTLRAEEIPEEEKNIGPNDRLIHVYHFTKDINQTQQIQNFGDPFFLLVREGETLAEVKKRIKSKLQVSAEEFSKWKFAFISMNRPDYLQDSDVIAPRFQRREVYGAWEQYLGMEHTDTAPKRAYTVNQNRHAYEKPVRIYN is encoded by the exons ATGGTGACTCCTGCTCCCACTGCCGGG CAGGAGGACGAGGAGATGCTCGTGCCCCACCAGGAGGTTGCCGCTGCCGATGCAGACGCAGCCCAGCCCATGGAAG TGGTGGCACAGACAGAGGTGGCGAGCACAGCAGAGAGCCAGCCAGCGGAAGATCCGCAGACATCGCGGTTCACGTGGACAATCGATAACTTCACCCGCTTTAATGGGAAGAAGCAGTACTCAGAGGTTTTTGTTGTTGGCGGGTTCAAATG GCGTGTGCTGATTTTCCCCAAGGGGAACAATGTGGACCACTTCTCAATGTACTTGGATGTTGCTGACTCAGCCAACCTCCCGTATGGTTGGAGCCGCTATGCTCAGTTTAGCCTGGCTATTGTAAACCAGATCCAGCCAAAGTATACGATACGCAAAG ATACCCAACATCAATTTAATGCTCGTGAGAGTGATTGGGGTTTCACATCCTTTATGCCTTTAAGTGAGCTCTATGATCCAAGTAGAGGTTACCTCGTGAATGATACTATTGTTGTGGAGGCTGAGGTTGCTGTCCGCAGAATGGTTGACTATTGGACGTATGACTCAAAAAAGGAAACGGGCTATGTGGGTCTGAAAAACCAAGGGGCTACCTGTTATATGAACTCTCTTTTACAAACACTTTACCACATACCGTACTTCAGGAAG GCTGTGTATCATATGCCAACCACTGAAAATGACATGCCATCAGGAAGTATTCCCTTGGCGCTGCAGAGCCTTTTCTACAAGCTCCAGTACAGTGACAGTAGTGTAGCTACAAAAGAGCTGACCAAATCTTTTGGATGGGACACATATGATTCTTTCATGCAACATGATGTACAAGAGCTCAACAGAGTCCTCTGTGAGAAACTTGAGGGCAAAATGAAG GAAACTGTTGTAGAAGGAACAATTGAGCAATTATTTGAAGGTCATCACATCAATTACATTGAGTGTATAAATGTTGACTATAAATCTAACCGCAAGGAGTCCTTTTATG ATCTTCAACTTGATGTCAAAGGTTGTCGTGACGTGTATGCGTCGTTTGATAAATATGTTGAAGTTGAGCGTTTAGAGGGTGATAACAAGTATCATGCAGAGAATCATGGTCTACAG GATGCAAAGAAGGGTGTTCTCTTCCTTGATTTTCCTCCTGTTTTGCAACTCCAGCTGAAACGCTTTGAGTATGATTATATGAGAGATACCAATGTTAAG ATTAATGATCGCTATGAGTTCCCTCTGCAACTTGATCTGGATAGAGATGATGGCAAATACCTTGCTCCAGATGCAGATCGAAGTACAAGAAACCTCTATGCTCTTCACAG TGTTCTTGTTCATAGTGGTGGGGTACATGGCGGTCACTACTATGCATTCATACGGCCAACTCTATCTGAGCAATG GTACAAATTTGATGATGAGCGTGTAACAAAAGAAGATGCTAAGAAGGCCCTTGAAGAACAATATGGCGGCGAGGAAGAG TTGCCACAAGTAAACCCTGGCTTCAACAACGCCCCGTTTAAATTCACGAAGTATTCAAACGCGTATATGCTTGTTTATATTCGTGAGAGTGACAAGGAGAAAATCATGTGTACTGTTGATGAAAAGGACATCGCTGAGCATTTAAGA GTAAGGTTGAAGAAAGAACAAGAAGATAAAGaacacaaaaagaaagaaaaagctgAAGCTCATCTTTATACCATTATTAAG GTGGCTCGAGATGAGGATTTGAAGCAACAAATTGGGAAGGATATATATTTTGACCTGGTGGACCATGAAAAGGTCCGCAATTTCCGAATACAGAAGCAATTGCCGTTTAGTTCGTTCAAG gaggaagttgccaAGGAGTATGGCATCCCTGTGCAGTTTCAGCGCTTCTGGTTGTGGGCTAAGAGGCAAAACCATACATACCGCCCTAATCGTCCATTGACCCCTCATGAGGAAACACAATCT GTGGGGCAACTGAGGGAGGTATCAAATAAGGCACACAATGCTGAGTTGAAGCTGTTTTTGGAAGTAGAACTTGGGCTG GATTTGcagcctctccctcctcctgaGAAGGGCAGGGAAgactttcttcttttcttcaaacTGTACAAACCAGAAACGGAAGAACTTTG TTTTATGGGGAGGCTCTTCGTGAAGGCCTTGGGCAAACCTTCAGACATCCTGGCAAAACTAAATGAAATGGCTGGATTTTCTCCAGATCAGGAAATTGAGCTTTATGAG GAAATTAAGTTTGAGCCAAATGTGATGTGTGAAATTATTGACCAGAAACTTACTTTTCGTTCTAGTCAG CTTGAAGATGGGGACATCCTTTGTTTCCAAAAAGCACCAAGAGCTGACCATGATACACAAGTGCGATATCCAGACGTTCCTTCATTTTTGGAGTATGTCCATAATAGGCAG GTTGTGCATTTCCGGTCTTTGGAGAAACCAAAGGATGACGATTTTTCTTTGGAATT GTCAAAGCTTCATACCTATGACGACGTTGTTGAGAGAGTTGCTCGTCAACTTGAGTTGGATGATCCAGCGAAAATTCGGCTTACATCCCATAATTGCTACTCTCAGCAACCTAAACCGCAACCCGTCAAATATCGAGGTGTGGAGCATCTGTTGGACATGCTCATCCATTACAATCAG ACATCTGACATCTTGTATTATGAAGTGCTGGATATTCCACTTCCAGAATTGCAGTTCCTGAAAACCCTGAAAGTTGCATTCCATCATCCTACAAAGGATGAG GTTGTTATTCATAGCATCAGGCTTCCAAAAAATAGCACAATTGCTGACGTGATAAATGACTTGAAAACAAAG GTTGAACTGTCCAGTCCTAATGCTGAACTACGTGTGCTAGAAGTTTTTTACCACAAGATCTATAAG ATCTTTCCGCTACTTGAGAAGATAGAGAATATAAATGATCAATATTGGACGCTACGTGCTGAAGAG ATTccagaagaggaaaaaaatatagGCCCAAACGATCGGCTAATTCATGTTTATCACTTCACAAAAGATATTAATCAAACTCAG CAAATCCAGAACTTCGGAGACCCTTTTTTTCTACTTGTTCGTGAAGGTGAGACTTTAGCAGAAGTCAAGAAGCGCATAAAGAGTAAACTTCAAGTCTCCGCCGAGGAATTTTCCAAG TGGAAATTTGCTTTTATATCGATGAATCGGCCAGATTACCTCCAGGATTCAGATGTTATAGCTCCCCGTTTTCAG AGGAGGGAGGTCTATGGAGCTTGGGAGCAATATCTTGGGATGGAACACACTGATACTGCACCAAAAAGGGCCTATACAGTGAATCAG AACCGCCATGCGTATGAGAAGCCAGTCAGAATTTACAATTGA
- the LOC101756851 gene encoding ubiquitin carboxyl-terminal hydrolase 12 isoform X1 encodes MVTPAPTAGQEDEEMLVPHQEVAAADADAAQPMEVVAQTEVASTAESQPAEDPQTSRFTWTIDNFTRFNGKKQYSEVFVVGGFKWRVLIFPKGNNVDHFSMYLDVADSANLPYGWSRYAQFSLAIVNQIQPKYTIRKDTQHQFNARESDWGFTSFMPLSELYDPSRGYLVNDTIVVEAEVAVRRMVDYWTYDSKKETGYVGLKNQGATCYMNSLLQTLYHIPYFRKAVYHMPTTENDMPSGSIPLALQSLFYKLQYSDSSVATKELTKSFGWDTYDSFMQHDVQELNRVLCEKLEGKMKETVVEGTIEQLFEGHHINYIECINVDYKSNRKESFYDLQLDVKGCRDVYASFDKYVEVERLEGDNKYHAENHGLQDAKKGVLFLDFPPVLQLQLKRFEYDYMRDTNVKINDRYEFPLQLDLDRDDGKYLAPDADRSTRNLYALHSVLVHSGGVHGGHYYAFIRPTLSEQWYKFDDERVTKEDAKKALEEQYGGEEELPQVNPGFNNAPFKFTKYSNAYMLVYIRESDKEKIMCTVDEKDIAEHLRVRLKKEQEDKEHKKKEKAEAHLYTIIKVARDEDLKQQIGKDIYFDLVDHEKVRNFRIQKQLPFSSFKEEVAKEYGIPVQFQRFWLWAKRQNHTYRPNRPLTPHEETQSVGQLREVSNKAHNAELKLFLEVELGLDLQPLPPPEKGREDFLLFFKLYKPETEELCFMGRLFVKALGKPSDILAKLNEMAGFSPDQEIELYEEIKFEPNVMCEIIDQKLTFRSSQLEDGDILCFQKAPRADHDTQVRYPDVPSFLEYVHNRQVVHFRSLEKPKDDDFSLELSKLHTYDDVVERVARQLELDDPAKIRLTSHNCYSQQPKPQPVKYRGVEHLLDMLIHYNQTSDILYYEVLDIPLPELQFLKTLKVAFHHPTKDEVVIHSIRLPKNSTIADVINDLKTKVELSSPNAELRVLEVFYHKIYKIFPLLEKIENINDQYWTLRAEEIPEEEKNIGPNDRLIHVYHFTKDINQTQQIQNFGDPFFLLVREGETLAEVKKRIKSKLQVSAEEFSKWKFAFISMNRPDYLQDSDVIAPRFQRREVYGAWEQYLGMEHTDTAPKRAYTVNQQNRHAYEKPVRIYN; translated from the exons ATGGTGACTCCTGCTCCCACTGCCGGG CAGGAGGACGAGGAGATGCTCGTGCCCCACCAGGAGGTTGCCGCTGCCGATGCAGACGCAGCCCAGCCCATGGAAG TGGTGGCACAGACAGAGGTGGCGAGCACAGCAGAGAGCCAGCCAGCGGAAGATCCGCAGACATCGCGGTTCACGTGGACAATCGATAACTTCACCCGCTTTAATGGGAAGAAGCAGTACTCAGAGGTTTTTGTTGTTGGCGGGTTCAAATG GCGTGTGCTGATTTTCCCCAAGGGGAACAATGTGGACCACTTCTCAATGTACTTGGATGTTGCTGACTCAGCCAACCTCCCGTATGGTTGGAGCCGCTATGCTCAGTTTAGCCTGGCTATTGTAAACCAGATCCAGCCAAAGTATACGATACGCAAAG ATACCCAACATCAATTTAATGCTCGTGAGAGTGATTGGGGTTTCACATCCTTTATGCCTTTAAGTGAGCTCTATGATCCAAGTAGAGGTTACCTCGTGAATGATACTATTGTTGTGGAGGCTGAGGTTGCTGTCCGCAGAATGGTTGACTATTGGACGTATGACTCAAAAAAGGAAACGGGCTATGTGGGTCTGAAAAACCAAGGGGCTACCTGTTATATGAACTCTCTTTTACAAACACTTTACCACATACCGTACTTCAGGAAG GCTGTGTATCATATGCCAACCACTGAAAATGACATGCCATCAGGAAGTATTCCCTTGGCGCTGCAGAGCCTTTTCTACAAGCTCCAGTACAGTGACAGTAGTGTAGCTACAAAAGAGCTGACCAAATCTTTTGGATGGGACACATATGATTCTTTCATGCAACATGATGTACAAGAGCTCAACAGAGTCCTCTGTGAGAAACTTGAGGGCAAAATGAAG GAAACTGTTGTAGAAGGAACAATTGAGCAATTATTTGAAGGTCATCACATCAATTACATTGAGTGTATAAATGTTGACTATAAATCTAACCGCAAGGAGTCCTTTTATG ATCTTCAACTTGATGTCAAAGGTTGTCGTGACGTGTATGCGTCGTTTGATAAATATGTTGAAGTTGAGCGTTTAGAGGGTGATAACAAGTATCATGCAGAGAATCATGGTCTACAG GATGCAAAGAAGGGTGTTCTCTTCCTTGATTTTCCTCCTGTTTTGCAACTCCAGCTGAAACGCTTTGAGTATGATTATATGAGAGATACCAATGTTAAG ATTAATGATCGCTATGAGTTCCCTCTGCAACTTGATCTGGATAGAGATGATGGCAAATACCTTGCTCCAGATGCAGATCGAAGTACAAGAAACCTCTATGCTCTTCACAG TGTTCTTGTTCATAGTGGTGGGGTACATGGCGGTCACTACTATGCATTCATACGGCCAACTCTATCTGAGCAATG GTACAAATTTGATGATGAGCGTGTAACAAAAGAAGATGCTAAGAAGGCCCTTGAAGAACAATATGGCGGCGAGGAAGAG TTGCCACAAGTAAACCCTGGCTTCAACAACGCCCCGTTTAAATTCACGAAGTATTCAAACGCGTATATGCTTGTTTATATTCGTGAGAGTGACAAGGAGAAAATCATGTGTACTGTTGATGAAAAGGACATCGCTGAGCATTTAAGA GTAAGGTTGAAGAAAGAACAAGAAGATAAAGaacacaaaaagaaagaaaaagctgAAGCTCATCTTTATACCATTATTAAG GTGGCTCGAGATGAGGATTTGAAGCAACAAATTGGGAAGGATATATATTTTGACCTGGTGGACCATGAAAAGGTCCGCAATTTCCGAATACAGAAGCAATTGCCGTTTAGTTCGTTCAAG gaggaagttgccaAGGAGTATGGCATCCCTGTGCAGTTTCAGCGCTTCTGGTTGTGGGCTAAGAGGCAAAACCATACATACCGCCCTAATCGTCCATTGACCCCTCATGAGGAAACACAATCT GTGGGGCAACTGAGGGAGGTATCAAATAAGGCACACAATGCTGAGTTGAAGCTGTTTTTGGAAGTAGAACTTGGGCTG GATTTGcagcctctccctcctcctgaGAAGGGCAGGGAAgactttcttcttttcttcaaacTGTACAAACCAGAAACGGAAGAACTTTG TTTTATGGGGAGGCTCTTCGTGAAGGCCTTGGGCAAACCTTCAGACATCCTGGCAAAACTAAATGAAATGGCTGGATTTTCTCCAGATCAGGAAATTGAGCTTTATGAG GAAATTAAGTTTGAGCCAAATGTGATGTGTGAAATTATTGACCAGAAACTTACTTTTCGTTCTAGTCAG CTTGAAGATGGGGACATCCTTTGTTTCCAAAAAGCACCAAGAGCTGACCATGATACACAAGTGCGATATCCAGACGTTCCTTCATTTTTGGAGTATGTCCATAATAGGCAG GTTGTGCATTTCCGGTCTTTGGAGAAACCAAAGGATGACGATTTTTCTTTGGAATT GTCAAAGCTTCATACCTATGACGACGTTGTTGAGAGAGTTGCTCGTCAACTTGAGTTGGATGATCCAGCGAAAATTCGGCTTACATCCCATAATTGCTACTCTCAGCAACCTAAACCGCAACCCGTCAAATATCGAGGTGTGGAGCATCTGTTGGACATGCTCATCCATTACAATCAG ACATCTGACATCTTGTATTATGAAGTGCTGGATATTCCACTTCCAGAATTGCAGTTCCTGAAAACCCTGAAAGTTGCATTCCATCATCCTACAAAGGATGAG GTTGTTATTCATAGCATCAGGCTTCCAAAAAATAGCACAATTGCTGACGTGATAAATGACTTGAAAACAAAG GTTGAACTGTCCAGTCCTAATGCTGAACTACGTGTGCTAGAAGTTTTTTACCACAAGATCTATAAG ATCTTTCCGCTACTTGAGAAGATAGAGAATATAAATGATCAATATTGGACGCTACGTGCTGAAGAG ATTccagaagaggaaaaaaatatagGCCCAAACGATCGGCTAATTCATGTTTATCACTTCACAAAAGATATTAATCAAACTCAG CAAATCCAGAACTTCGGAGACCCTTTTTTTCTACTTGTTCGTGAAGGTGAGACTTTAGCAGAAGTCAAGAAGCGCATAAAGAGTAAACTTCAAGTCTCCGCCGAGGAATTTTCCAAG TGGAAATTTGCTTTTATATCGATGAATCGGCCAGATTACCTCCAGGATTCAGATGTTATAGCTCCCCGTTTTCAG AGGAGGGAGGTCTATGGAGCTTGGGAGCAATATCTTGGGATGGAACACACTGATACTGCACCAAAAAGGGCCTATACAGTGAATCAG CAGAACCGCCATGCGTATGAGAAGCCAGTCAGAATTTACAATTGA
- the LOC101782505 gene encoding myosin-binding protein 7, producing the protein MAGEDDPCPLCGGGGGGGPARVTLAKRGSPPPHAGDALAVTAVVDPGDELREELARQRRWAADLHAELEAERAAAEGAASEAMSMILRLQRDKSEAMMEARQYRRYAEERFAHDAAEADALRNALERRDDAVRSLAARLRACQARLLHLGYPSPSASSSLPSSPTAAAAGSRRGFHHHLPFSDDEDCDNYRSVHCLERPADVGTPRTHHLLNRMPSPDADKGVVLFGSPRHARALSGDSVPYSCRVALADEFPLFATDRRDAPDLDDEEQGDRVYTVDAVHGVPVMAPEDCCYLGAPMGNEEVGFRAGGGGWTEEAEIQKLKARLQALEADRESMRHTIMSMGDEKVQVVLLREIAQQLCKDTAPFPAVPLKVQPRLQPVVMAQRKVVKKRNSFVKIFIVTVLKWVASMFCWRRKSNRIRYPIGMCGSNVGLMLILDRFPKQRQKKIPKRKLSASIL; encoded by the exons aTGGCAGGGGAGGACGACCCGTGCCcgctctgcggcggcggcggcggcggcggccccgcgcGAGTCACGCTCGCCAAGCGCGgttccccgccgccgcacgcgggGGACGCGCTGGCGGTGACGGCCGTCGTGGACCCCGGCGACGAGCTGCGGGAGGAGCTAGCGCGGCAGCGCCGCTGGGCGGCGGACCTGCACGCGGAGCTGGAAGCGGAGCGCGCCGCGGCCGAGGGCGCCGCCAGCGAGGCCATGTCCATGATCCTGCGCCTGCAGCGGGACAAGTCGGAGGCCATGATGGAGGCCCGCCAGTACCGACGCTACGCGGAGGAGCGGTTCGCGCACGACGCCGCCGAGGCGGACGCGCTCCGGAACGCGCTCGAGCGCCGGGACGACGCGGTCCGCTCCCTCGCCGCGCGGCTCCGGGCGTGCCAGGCCCGGCTCCTCCACCTCGGCTACCCGTCCCCGTCCGCGTCCTCCTCGCTCCCGtcctcccccaccgccgccgcagcggggTCTCGCCGCGggttccaccaccacctccccttCTCCGACGACGAAGATTGCGACAACTACCGCTCGGTCCACTGCCTCGAACGCCCCGCCGACGTGGGCACCCCGCGCACCCACCACCTGCTCAACAGAATGCCCAGCCCGGACGCCGACAAGGGTGTCGTCCTCTTCGGCTCACCGCGCCACGCCCGCGCGCTCTCGGGCGACAGCGTCCCCTACAGCTGCCGCGTCGCGCTGGCCGACGAGTTCCCTCTCTTCGCGACGGACCGCCGGGACGCGCCGGACCTGGACGACGAGGAGCAGGGCGACCGGGTGTACACGGTGGACGCCGTGCACGGCGTGCCGGTGATGGCGCCCGAGGACTGCTGCTACCTCGGGGCGCCAATGGGGAACGAGGAGGTGGGCTTCCGGGCTGGGGGTGGCGGCtggacagaggaggcggagATACAGAAGCTCAAGGCGAGGTTGCAGGCGCTGGAGGCGGACCGGGAGTCGATGCGGCACACCATCATGTCCATGGGAGATGAGAAGGTGCAGGTGGTTCTGCTCAGGGAGATCGCGCAGCAGCTCTGCAAGGACACGGCGCCATTCCCGGCTGTTCCGCTGAAGGTGCAGCCAAGGCTGCAACCAGTTGTCATGGCGCAGAGGAAGGTGGTGAAGAAGCGGAATTCCTTCGTCAAGATCTTCATTGTGACAGTGCTCAAG TGGGTTGCGTCAATGTTCTGCTGGCGGAGGAAATCAAATCGCATCAG GTACCCCATCGGTATGTGTGGGAGCAATGTCGGTCTGATGCTGATACTGGACAGGTTCCCCAAACAGAGGCAAAAGAAGATTCCTAAAAGGAAGCTAAGCGCCTCTATTCTCTGA